The Macadamia integrifolia cultivar HAES 741 unplaced genomic scaffold, SCU_Mint_v3 scaffold1843, whole genome shotgun sequence genome includes a window with the following:
- the LOC122064975 gene encoding uncharacterized mitochondrial protein AtMg00810-like: MLGCNPADTPIQANGHLSSKKGDPVDNGKHQRLVGQLIYLSHTCPETTFPVSLVSQYMHDFYLTHMEVVMRILRSTTGYYTFIGGNFVIWRSEKQAVVTHSSAEAKFHAMAHGICELL, translated from the exons ATGTTAGGGTGTAATCCGGCAGACACTCCTATTCAAGCTAATGGTCATCTGAGTAGCAAGAAAGGTGATCCGGTAGATAATGGAAAACATCAAAGATTAGTGGGACagttgatctatctctctcatacatgCCCTGAAACAACATTTCCCGTCAGcctggttagtcagtacatgcatgatttCTATTTGACTCACATGGAAGTTGTGATGCGCATTCTCCG gtctactactggttattaCACTTTTATTGGTGGTAACTTTGTTATATGGCGTAGCGAGAAGCAAGCCGTGGTTACCCATTCGAGTGCTGAAGCAAAGTTCCAtgctatggcacatggcatttgtgagctcctatag